A single window of Acinetobacter wuhouensis DNA harbors:
- a CDS encoding YiiX family permuted papain-like enzyme, with amino-acid sequence MNRYLVLGLSFISAFAYSAPYKTGDIVFHTSKSAQSQVIQKATHSPYSHMGLIVNKQGQTWVLEAIQPVKYTPLKQWVDRGINKSYVVKRFKSGLTLSQQNKLVKDAEAYLNKPYDIYFEWNDDAIYCSEIVWKAYKGALGIELASLAQLKSFDLTDPSVKALMKQRYGQKIPLDEKVIAPSAIFNSKQLITVQ; translated from the coding sequence TTATTCAGCGCCCTATAAGACAGGCGATATTGTTTTTCATACCTCCAAATCTGCACAAAGCCAAGTGATTCAAAAGGCAACGCATTCACCCTATAGCCATATGGGGCTGATTGTAAATAAGCAAGGGCAGACTTGGGTATTGGAAGCTATACAGCCTGTGAAATATACACCATTAAAACAATGGGTTGATCGTGGGATAAATAAAAGCTATGTGGTAAAGCGTTTTAAATCGGGTTTGACGCTAAGTCAGCAAAATAAATTAGTTAAAGATGCAGAGGCATATTTAAATAAACCGTATGACATCTATTTTGAATGGAATGATGATGCGATTTACTGTTCTGAAATTGTGTGGAAAGCCTATAAAGGTGCGTTGGGAATAGAATTAGCCTCCTTAGCGCAATTAAAAAGTTTTGATCTTACTGATCCAAGTGTGAAAGCATTGATGAAACAGCGTTATGGGCAAAAAATTCCTTTAGATGAAAAGGTGATTGCACCAAGTGCTATTTTTAATTCTAAGCAATTAATTACGGTTCAATGA
- a CDS encoding amino acid permease gives MQPSPHPHDASPTSSPLKRAMTTRHLVMISLGGAIGTGLFLGSGEVIAQTGAIGAIISYILGGIIAYMVMLCLGELAVHMPESGSFGTYASRYIGPGTGYTVTWLYWLTWSATLGTEFTAAALLMQEWFPHISMWLWTIIFAAIVFGLNMSSTKWFAESEFWLSLVKVITVVAFILIGLLAIFGIVNYQGQETAPLFSNLTAAGWFPQGLFPIFTTMLIVNFAFSGTELIGVAAGETEDPAKNVPKAINTAIWRLLIFFVGTIIVISALLPHEMAGLDAHGVSSSPFVTVFNHIGIPYAEDIIRFVIITALLSAANSGLFAASRMMWSLSAKKQLPSIFSRVNARGIPYIAVIVTMFGALPGLLSEQFAPETIFKNLLGVAAFTMVVVWMSICLSQFNFRREWYKQGHTKAELGFAAPLFPIVPILGFIFCLITCISMVFDPEMVVGFICCMIFIIACYISYALLYKNKNEIS, from the coding sequence ATGCAGCCATCACCTCATCCACATGATGCCTCCCCTACATCATCGCCACTAAAACGTGCAATGACGACACGCCATTTGGTGATGATCTCGCTTGGTGGTGCGATTGGCACAGGACTTTTTTTAGGTTCTGGTGAAGTGATTGCCCAAACTGGCGCAATTGGTGCAATTATCTCCTATATCCTTGGTGGGATTATTGCCTATATGGTGATGCTGTGCTTGGGTGAGTTAGCTGTACATATGCCTGAATCTGGCTCATTTGGCACCTATGCTTCCAGATATATCGGTCCAGGTACAGGTTATACCGTCACTTGGCTATATTGGTTAACTTGGTCTGCCACTTTAGGTACAGAATTCACTGCTGCTGCCTTGCTGATGCAGGAATGGTTTCCACATATTTCGATGTGGCTCTGGACCATTATTTTTGCCGCAATCGTTTTTGGCTTAAATATGAGTTCTACCAAATGGTTTGCTGAGTCTGAATTTTGGCTCTCCCTAGTGAAAGTGATCACTGTCGTTGCTTTTATTTTGATTGGTTTATTGGCGATTTTTGGTATTGTGAATTATCAAGGTCAAGAAACAGCCCCATTATTTAGCAACCTCACTGCTGCGGGTTGGTTCCCTCAAGGCTTATTCCCAATATTCACCACCATGCTCATTGTGAACTTTGCCTTCTCTGGTACAGAGCTAATCGGTGTTGCAGCTGGTGAAACTGAAGACCCTGCTAAAAATGTACCCAAAGCAATCAATACTGCAATTTGGCGTCTACTGATTTTCTTTGTCGGTACAATTATTGTCATCAGTGCATTACTTCCACATGAGATGGCAGGTTTAGACGCGCATGGCGTCAGTAGTAGTCCATTCGTTACCGTGTTTAATCATATTGGGATTCCATACGCAGAAGATATTATTCGCTTTGTGATCATTACTGCTTTACTCTCTGCTGCCAATTCAGGCTTATTTGCTGCCTCACGCATGATGTGGTCACTTTCAGCCAAGAAGCAGCTTCCAAGCATATTCTCTAGAGTCAATGCACGTGGTATCCCCTACATCGCAGTCATTGTGACAATGTTTGGTGCTTTACCTGGCTTGCTTTCAGAGCAATTTGCACCTGAAACAATTTTTAAGAACTTACTCGGTGTCGCTGCATTTACCATGGTCGTTGTCTGGATGAGTATTTGTCTTAGCCAATTTAACTTTAGACGCGAATGGTACAAACAAGGTCATACTAAAGCTGAACTTGGCTTTGCTGCACCATTATTCCCCATCGTACCGATTCTTGGCTTTATCTTCTGTTTAATTACCTGTATCAGCATGGTATTTGACCCAGAAATGGTTGTTGGTTTTATTTGCTGTATGATCTTTATCATCGCTTGTTATATTAGCTATGCCTTACTCTATAAAAATAAGAATGAAATCTCATAA
- a CDS encoding amino acid permease — translation MQSPDQSNQQSNFDNHADGQSIVLKRSMTRRHLIMLSLGGAIGTGLFLSSGEVIAQAGPIGAVISYIIGGLIAYMVMLCLGELAVNQPVTGSFGAFASRNIGPGTGYMVSWMYWLGWSATLGTEFTAAAMLMQEWFPTTSIWLWTLVFIVAVLISNLTSTRFFAESEFWLSFVKVATVLVFILLGLAAIFGLIPFHGYESAPLFSNLTSHGWLPNGLFPIFATMLIVNFAFNGTEMIGIAAGETENPEKNVPKAIHAAVWRLMIFFVGTIIVISSLLPYQDAGLAAHGEGISNSPFVSVFNLIGIPYAEDIMRFVIITALLSTANSGLYAASRMMWALSVQKQLPKIFSKLTKSGTPVIAILVTMIGGLPGLLSEQFGADVIFKNLLGVAAFTMVIVWMSICWSQFNFRRKWLAGGKTLADLKFKTPWYPLVPILGFITCTATGLSMAADPEMLSGFIGCLLFMAACYATYYWLYHQKN, via the coding sequence ATGCAATCTCCCGATCAATCAAATCAGCAGTCAAATTTCGACAATCATGCTGATGGACAGTCTATTGTCTTAAAAAGATCCATGACCAGACGTCATCTGATTATGCTGTCTTTAGGTGGTGCCATTGGTACTGGTTTATTTTTAAGTTCTGGTGAAGTGATTGCACAAGCAGGGCCTATCGGTGCAGTCATTTCTTATATCATCGGCGGCTTAATCGCCTATATGGTCATGCTGTGTCTTGGTGAACTTGCTGTTAACCAACCTGTGACAGGTTCATTTGGTGCATTTGCTTCTCGGAATATTGGTCCAGGCACAGGCTATATGGTGTCTTGGATGTACTGGCTGGGTTGGTCAGCAACATTAGGTACAGAATTCACTGCTGCTGCGATGCTGATGCAGGAATGGTTTCCCACCACATCTATTTGGTTATGGACGCTGGTCTTTATTGTTGCCGTACTCATTTCTAATCTGACTTCAACCCGCTTCTTTGCTGAGTCTGAGTTTTGGCTTTCATTTGTCAAAGTGGCGACCGTGCTGGTCTTTATCCTACTGGGGCTTGCAGCGATCTTTGGTTTGATTCCTTTTCATGGTTATGAATCTGCACCTTTATTTAGCAATTTAACCTCACATGGTTGGTTACCCAATGGGTTATTCCCGATTTTTGCCACCATGTTGATTGTGAATTTTGCGTTTAACGGTACAGAAATGATCGGGATTGCGGCAGGTGAAACAGAAAATCCTGAAAAAAATGTCCCCAAAGCGATTCATGCTGCTGTTTGGCGTCTGATGATCTTCTTTGTAGGAACGATCATTGTGATCAGTTCACTGCTTCCATACCAAGATGCAGGTTTAGCAGCACATGGCGAAGGCATTAGTAATAGCCCTTTCGTTTCTGTGTTTAACTTGATTGGGATTCCATACGCTGAAGATATTATGCGTTTTGTGATTATCACCGCCCTACTTTCTACAGCAAACTCTGGTTTATATGCGGCTTCTCGTATGATGTGGGCGCTCTCTGTTCAGAAACAATTACCGAAAATCTTTTCAAAATTAACCAAATCTGGCACACCTGTCATTGCGATTCTTGTGACCATGATTGGCGGTTTACCTGGATTATTGTCTGAACAGTTTGGTGCAGATGTCATCTTTAAAAATCTACTAGGGGTTGCTGCTTTTACCATGGTGATTGTATGGATGAGTATCTGTTGGAGCCAATTTAATTTCCGTCGCAAATGGCTCGCCGGTGGCAAAACTTTAGCCGATTTAAAATTTAAAACGCCTTGGTATCCATTGGTTCCTATTCTTGGTTTTATTACCTGTACCGCAACAGGACTCAGTATGGCAGCAGATCCTGAAATGTTGTCTGGGTTTATTGGTTGCTTGTTATTTATGGCAGCCTGTTATGCAACTTACTATTGGTTGTATCATCAAAAAAATTAA
- the rnt gene encoding ribonuclease T: MEKGVTTETLPVIGQRFRGFLPVVVDVETAGFNADTDALLEIACIPIVYDADGKFVPGEAHHAHINPFEGANLDRRSLDFIGVDPFNPMRVAMAEDEKSALKRMFKAVNEVRRAQHCTHAVLVGHNAHFDLGFLKAAIARTGTKNQNPFHSFSVFDTVTLSAVMFGQTVLAKSCIQAGIEFDGHEAHSALYDTQKTAELFCYILNKLAPHLLDTLMADQ; the protein is encoded by the coding sequence ATGGAGAAAGGTGTGACAACTGAAACATTACCTGTGATTGGACAACGTTTTCGTGGTTTTTTACCCGTCGTTGTTGATGTAGAAACAGCAGGTTTTAATGCGGATACTGATGCATTGCTAGAAATAGCATGCATCCCCATTGTCTATGATGCTGATGGAAAATTTGTACCAGGTGAAGCGCATCATGCGCATATCAACCCATTTGAAGGTGCGAATTTAGATCGTCGTTCATTGGATTTTATCGGTGTAGATCCATTTAACCCAATGCGTGTTGCGATGGCAGAAGATGAAAAATCTGCGCTGAAGCGCATGTTTAAAGCTGTGAATGAAGTGCGTCGTGCGCAGCACTGCACCCATGCAGTCTTGGTTGGGCACAATGCACACTTCGATTTAGGCTTTTTAAAAGCTGCCATCGCACGTACTGGTACTAAAAATCAAAACCCTTTTCACAGTTTTTCTGTATTTGATACAGTGACTTTGAGTGCGGTAATGTTTGGTCAAACTGTATTAGCAAAATCATGTATTCAAGCAGGAATTGAGTTTGATGGTCATGAAGCACACTCTGCTTTATATGACACACAAAAAACGGCTGAACTGTTTTGCTATATTTTGAACAAACTCGCTCCACACTTACTTGACACTTTGATGGCGGATCAATAA
- the pyrC gene encoding dihydroorotase, which yields MNTISLLQPDDWHAHLRDGLALQRTVPDLAKQFARAICMPNLVPPVKTVEEANAYRERIMAHVPEGIQFDPRMVLYFTDQTSPTEVRKIKESEHVNAIKLYPAGATTNSDNGVSDIRKVYAVIEQLEEHQVPLLLHGEVTHNHVDIFDREKRFLDEVLAPLLRQFPKLKLVLEHITTSEAAHFVLEQDRNVAATITPQHLLFNRNDMLVGGVKPHFYCLPILKRQTHQQTLLEVATSGNPKFFLGTDSAPHSKNAKENACGCAGCYSAPTAIELYAQAFDQVGKIERLEGFASMFGADFYGLPRNTNKITLVKEDQVIPESLDYLNGEQIIPLYAGKTIQWRKV from the coding sequence TTGAATACGATCTCTTTGCTTCAGCCAGATGACTGGCATGCTCACCTCCGTGATGGTCTTGCTTTACAACGTACAGTTCCTGATTTAGCCAAACAATTTGCTCGCGCAATTTGTATGCCGAACTTGGTTCCACCTGTTAAAACGGTTGAAGAGGCAAATGCCTATCGTGAACGTATCATGGCGCATGTTCCTGAAGGTATTCAGTTTGACCCGCGTATGGTGCTTTATTTTACCGATCAAACTTCACCGACTGAAGTGCGTAAAATTAAAGAATCTGAACATGTAAACGCGATTAAGCTCTACCCTGCTGGTGCAACCACCAACTCTGACAACGGTGTAAGCGATATTCGTAAAGTCTATGCTGTAATTGAACAACTTGAAGAACATCAAGTTCCGTTATTGTTGCATGGCGAAGTCACTCACAATCATGTCGATATTTTTGATCGTGAAAAACGCTTTTTAGATGAAGTGCTTGCACCTTTATTACGTCAATTTCCAAAATTAAAATTAGTTTTAGAACACATTACCACCAGTGAAGCAGCACATTTTGTTCTTGAACAAGATCGTAATGTTGCTGCAACGATTACTCCGCAACATTTATTATTTAATCGTAATGATATGCTGGTGGGTGGTGTAAAACCGCACTTTTATTGTTTACCTATTTTAAAACGTCAAACTCATCAGCAAACTTTACTTGAAGTTGCAACCAGTGGAAATCCTAAGTTTTTCCTTGGAACGGATAGTGCGCCACATTCTAAAAATGCCAAAGAAAATGCATGTGGTTGTGCAGGTTGTTATAGCGCACCAACAGCGATTGAGCTTTATGCGCAAGCATTTGACCAAGTGGGTAAGATCGAACGCCTAGAAGGCTTTGCAAGTATGTTCGGTGCAGACTTCTATGGTTTGCCTCGCAACACAAATAAGATTACTCTTGTCAAAGAAGATCAGGTTATTCCTGAAAGTTTAGATTATTTGAATGGTGAACAAATTATCCCGCTCTATGCTGGAAAAACCATTCAATGGAGAAAGGTGTGA
- a CDS encoding L,D-transpeptidase family protein, whose amino-acid sequence MGKFLPNFICIICLVGLNIQVQAFAKQNKKTENNQESISVNSKQDWSLNGINTANWSAHLGRGQFPVYARAQVMLNNLHASPGAIDGKSGKNFLKALAAYQQIQGLPISGELDKQTWDSLLKNQKSAAFAAYQISAEDIKGPYAKAIPRNYAQQAKMRGLYYTRVTEMLGEKFHIDEDFLRQINPKANFRKVGETINVPIVRNDLPQDISLIIAHKPARQLYLYNHLNQMIASFPATIGASGTPSPKGTHKVIKVAPNPVYMYNPKNFVQAGNKKKLSLPPGPNGPVGNMWIALSKPTFGIHGTPNPSSISKTASHGCIRLTNWDANDLGRKVQEGAVVRFLD is encoded by the coding sequence ATGGGCAAGTTTCTGCCGAACTTTATTTGTATCATCTGCCTTGTTGGGTTAAATATTCAAGTCCAAGCATTTGCGAAACAAAATAAGAAAACTGAAAATAATCAAGAATCTATTTCTGTAAATTCAAAGCAAGATTGGTCTTTGAATGGTATAAATACAGCAAATTGGTCTGCTCATTTAGGGCGCGGACAATTTCCTGTTTATGCACGTGCACAAGTCATGTTGAATAATCTGCATGCCTCACCTGGCGCAATTGATGGAAAAAGCGGGAAAAACTTTTTAAAAGCACTTGCAGCATATCAGCAGATCCAAGGGTTGCCGATTAGTGGTGAATTAGATAAACAGACATGGGATAGTTTACTTAAAAATCAAAAATCTGCTGCGTTTGCTGCTTATCAGATTAGCGCAGAGGATATTAAAGGCCCTTATGCAAAAGCAATTCCGCGAAATTATGCTCAACAAGCAAAAATGAGAGGGCTTTACTATACGCGGGTCACTGAAATGCTCGGTGAGAAGTTTCATATTGATGAAGACTTTTTAAGGCAGATCAATCCTAAAGCGAATTTTAGAAAAGTCGGTGAGACGATTAATGTACCTATCGTTCGCAATGATCTTCCTCAAGATATTTCTTTAATTATTGCGCATAAGCCAGCTCGACAATTATATTTATATAATCATTTAAATCAAATGATTGCTTCATTCCCTGCAACTATTGGCGCATCGGGTACACCATCGCCCAAGGGGACACATAAAGTGATTAAAGTTGCACCTAATCCAGTATATATGTATAACCCGAAAAACTTTGTACAAGCGGGGAATAAGAAGAAGTTATCGTTGCCACCTGGACCTAATGGACCTGTGGGGAATATGTGGATTGCATTAAGTAAACCGACATTTGGTATTCATGGAACACCAAATCCATCGTCAATTTCAAAAACAGCCTCTCATGGTTGTATTCGTTTGACCAATTGGGATGCCAATGATTTGGGGCGTAAAGTGCAAGAGGGCGCTGTCGTCAGATTTTTAGATTAA
- a CDS encoding DUF4112 domain-containing protein, with the protein MSTEKKLSTQEVIRLERDLAKFANMMDSVVRIPFTKQGVGADAALSTIPVAGDIAGFAMTCYAVYKAKQIGVPQEKLNGVLKLAVMDGIVGCIPIAGTLFDIFIRPSRKALDVVHEHIRNEYQIRSDDHVVHPFLHEKLEQKQQTSAFWRNPVVAWLWIHIPDIFGLIVLVLIGIAMWFGVQMLWDWYQSFQTK; encoded by the coding sequence ATGAGCACAGAAAAAAAATTATCGACTCAAGAAGTGATAAGACTCGAACGTGATTTGGCTAAATTTGCCAATATGATGGATTCAGTGGTTCGGATTCCATTTACCAAGCAAGGGGTCGGTGCAGATGCCGCACTCAGTACGATTCCTGTTGCTGGAGATATTGCTGGTTTTGCTATGACTTGTTATGCCGTATATAAAGCCAAGCAAATTGGGGTACCCCAAGAAAAATTGAATGGCGTACTAAAATTAGCGGTGATGGATGGCATCGTAGGGTGTATTCCAATTGCTGGAACTTTGTTTGATATTTTTATTCGCCCTAGTCGTAAAGCTTTGGACGTCGTACATGAACATATTCGGAATGAATATCAAATTCGGAGTGATGATCATGTGGTACATCCATTTCTGCATGAAAAATTAGAACAAAAACAACAAACTTCGGCTTTCTGGAGAAATCCAGTAGTGGCGTGGTTATGGATTCATATTCCAGATATTTTTGGACTGATTGTTCTGGTCTTGATTGGGATTGCTATGTGGTTTGGTGTACAAATGTTGTGGGATTGGTATCAAAGCTTCCAGACAAAGTAG
- the htpX gene encoding protease HtpX: MMRIGLFLLTNLAVLVVAGLILSILGVGSYHGAGGLKLGNLMVICLVFGMVGSLISLFMSKWMALKTTGTELIDPNAPRSQAEVWLLQEVAQLSQRAGIQMPDVGIFPSYQSNAFATGWNKNDALVSVSTGLLERMNKDELRAVLAHEIGHVANGDMVTLSLIQGVVNAFVMFFARVAGDFIDRNVFGREEGEAPGIAYFVISMVLDIVFGILASAIVMWFSRHREYRADEAGAQLAGKEAMISALLRLQAESEMPDQMPKEMKAFAIAEGKEQGFSLAALFQTHPSIEQRVAALRQLNLP; the protein is encoded by the coding sequence ATGATGCGGATTGGTTTGTTTTTGCTAACCAACCTCGCGGTACTGGTTGTAGCTGGCCTTATCCTATCTATATTAGGTGTTGGGAGTTACCACGGCGCTGGCGGTCTTAAACTAGGCAACCTGATGGTCATCTGTTTGGTATTTGGTATGGTAGGGTCTTTAATTTCCCTATTTATGTCAAAATGGATGGCGCTTAAAACGACAGGCACTGAATTAATTGATCCAAATGCTCCTCGTAGCCAAGCTGAAGTTTGGTTATTACAAGAGGTTGCTCAACTTTCTCAACGTGCTGGTATCCAAATGCCAGATGTTGGTATCTTCCCTTCATATCAATCCAATGCCTTTGCAACAGGTTGGAATAAGAACGATGCGCTCGTTTCTGTTTCAACAGGTTTATTGGAACGTATGAACAAAGATGAACTTCGTGCAGTCCTTGCACATGAGATTGGTCACGTTGCCAATGGCGATATGGTGACACTCTCACTGATCCAAGGTGTAGTGAACGCCTTTGTCATGTTCTTTGCACGTGTTGCAGGTGATTTTATCGACCGCAATGTCTTCGGACGTGAAGAAGGTGAAGCCCCTGGTATTGCATACTTTGTGATTTCTATGGTTTTAGATATCGTATTTGGTATTTTAGCCTCTGCAATCGTGATGTGGTTCTCTCGTCACCGTGAATACCGTGCCGATGAAGCGGGCGCACAATTGGCAGGTAAAGAAGCGATGATTTCGGCATTGTTACGCTTACAAGCTGAATCAGAAATGCCTGATCAAATGCCAAAAGAAATGAAAGCTTTCGCAATCGCTGAAGGTAAAGAACAAGGATTTAGCCTAGCTGCTTTATTCCAAACTCACCCAAGCATTGAACAACGTGTTGCAGCTTTACGCCAATTGAATTTGCCTTAA